In a genomic window of Styela clava chromosome 7, kaStyClav1.hap1.2, whole genome shotgun sequence:
- the LOC120328060 gene encoding integrin-linked kinase-associated serine/threonine phosphatase 2C-like isoform X2, translated as MQDAHVILDNCTADFTQFADKIQRVAYYAVFDGHGGHRASKHCANHLHQHLMQKLPKYEVNNFPKEMKKMIFQSFKSVDEEFLKEASAQKPVWKDGTTVCCILLLDDTMYIMNLGDSKAILCRYNSEHKKHVSVSLSKDHNPTDYDERQRIQKLGGQVREGRVMGILEVSRSIGDGQYKRCGVINTPDVKRCQLTSNDRFLLIACDGLWKVYSPDQAIEFILNVLQDNSVQIPEGSTKTLEETRFEAACNKLASEAVRKGSADNVTVLLVSVSKL; from the exons tcAAAGAGTTGCATATTATGCTGTATTTGATGGCCATGGTGGTCATCGTGCTTCAAAACATTGTGCAAATCATTTACATCAACATTTGATGCAAAAATTACCTAAAT atgaAGTTAACAATTTTccgaaagaaatgaaaaaaatgatttttcagtCGTTCAAATCAGTTGATGAAGAATTCTTAAAAGAAGCTTCTGCTCA gAAACCTGTTTGGAAAGACGGAACCACAGTCTGTTGTATTTTATTGTTGGATGACACCATGTACATCATGAATCTTGGTGATAGTAAG GCCATTTTGTGTAGATATAATTCagaacataaaaaacatgtatcAGTGTCTTTGAGTAAAGACCATAATCCTACTGATTATGATGAGAGGCAGAGGATACAAAAACTAGGAGGTCAAGTCAG GGAAGGGAGGGTTATGGGTATCTTAGAAGTGTCAAGATCAATTGGAGATGGTCAGTATAAAAGATGTGGAGTAATCAATACACCTGATGTTAAACGTTGCCAATTAACTTCAAATGATAGATTTTTATTGATTGCGTGTGATGGATTGTGGAAAGTTTATAGTCCTGATCAAGCTATAGAATTCATTCTTAATGTACTGCAG GATAACTCTGTACAAATTCCAGAGGGATCAACAAAAACTCTTGAAGAGACAAGATTTGAAGCAGCATGCAATAAACTAGCTAGTGAAGCAGTTCGGAAAGGAAGTGCAGATAATGTGACTGTTTTACTTGTGTCTGTTTCGAAACTTTAA